One region of Sulfuriroseicoccus oceanibius genomic DNA includes:
- a CDS encoding integron integrase, with protein sequence MNTPSANLRERFIERIKVLNFPVKTHPYLTQWARSWLKARGHLSIERTNAYFDALSRTSRLADWQFQQAVTAARILAEDLLNLDWSRHYDWEGLCLQASDPSSEHPQFLRQCHPVEANAPATPPPAPTAQPPDGSSDLLADTLDRTRRALRLAGRAITTERSYCQWVTRYVRFTAHQSGQSPEDTGPASITPFLNHLAVERHVSPATQKQALNALVFLHKAVFDHGEFVIDTPISPRQNRRPPTVLSRCEVTTLIQQLAPPWQLAAQLMYGAGLRISEAMSLRIKDIDFSQRVIQIHDAKGGKHRVVPLPRKIAPELQSLIEELRQQHQTDTAAGCANVHLPPALARKYPNAANDFAWSWLFPAAKQCPHPRSGVFARFHLLEKSMQRQLKRVLKQTSITKRVTCHTFRHSFATHLLEANTDIRTVQQLLGHSDVSTTMIYLHITKNRGAGAPSPLDF encoded by the coding sequence ATGAACACACCTTCAGCAAACCTGAGGGAAAGGTTCATCGAACGCATCAAGGTTCTGAACTTCCCGGTAAAAACCCACCCCTACCTCACCCAATGGGCCAGATCGTGGCTCAAGGCCCGCGGACACCTCTCAATCGAGCGAACCAATGCCTATTTCGACGCCCTCTCCAGAACCTCGCGCCTGGCCGACTGGCAATTCCAGCAAGCCGTAACCGCCGCCCGCATCCTCGCCGAGGACCTTCTCAACCTCGACTGGAGCCGCCACTACGACTGGGAGGGACTCTGCCTCCAAGCTAGCGATCCATCTTCAGAGCACCCCCAGTTCCTGCGTCAATGCCACCCGGTCGAGGCCAACGCGCCCGCCACACCTCCACCCGCTCCCACCGCTCAGCCTCCCGACGGTTCCTCCGATCTCCTCGCCGACACCTTGGACCGCACCCGTCGCGCATTACGTCTCGCCGGACGCGCGATCACCACAGAGCGATCCTACTGCCAATGGGTCACCCGCTACGTACGCTTCACTGCCCATCAATCAGGGCAATCACCTGAAGACACTGGCCCTGCAAGCATCACCCCGTTTCTCAACCACTTGGCGGTCGAGCGTCACGTCTCACCAGCCACGCAGAAACAAGCACTCAACGCGTTGGTCTTCCTCCACAAGGCCGTCTTTGATCACGGGGAGTTCGTCATCGACACCCCAATCAGCCCGCGCCAAAACCGCCGCCCACCCACCGTTCTTTCCCGCTGCGAAGTCACCACACTCATCCAGCAACTCGCCCCTCCGTGGCAGCTCGCCGCCCAACTCATGTACGGAGCCGGCCTCCGGATCAGCGAAGCCATGTCCTTACGCATCAAAGACATCGACTTCAGCCAGCGGGTCATCCAGATCCACGATGCCAAAGGTGGCAAGCACCGAGTCGTCCCACTGCCCAGGAAAATCGCGCCCGAGCTTCAATCACTCATCGAAGAGCTCCGCCAACAACACCAGACCGACACCGCAGCTGGCTGTGCAAACGTCCATCTCCCCCCGGCACTCGCTCGCAAATATCCCAACGCGGCCAACGACTTCGCGTGGAGCTGGCTCTTCCCCGCGGCCAAACAATGCCCACACCCAAGATCCGGAGTATTCGCCCGCTTCCACCTCTTGGAAAAATCCATGCAGCGTCAACTCAAGCGTGTACTGAAGCAAACCTCCATCACCAAGCGGGTCACCTGCCACACCTTCCGCCATTCCTTCGCTACCCATCTGCTCGAAGCCAACACCGACATCCGAACCGTACAACAACTACTCGGCCACAGCGACGTCTCCACCACCATGATCTACCTCCACATCACCAAAAACCGTGGAGCCGGTGCCCCCAGCCCACTCGACTTCTAA
- a CDS encoding alpha-ketoacid dehydrogenase subunit beta → MSIYYIDAIRLALEEALDKDPSVFLYGQDIGRFGGAFKATQGLKEKFPDRVVDAPISEDAIAGLAIGAAIEGMRPVIEMQFADFSSIAFNQIVNNAATHYFRTGVPVPLVMRLPSGGTPGSGPFHSQNLEAIYGHYPGLKVVAPAFVSDAYSLMLEAIACDDPVIFCEHKFLYRWLSTERFRPLDLPIGKGRIIRAGKHATVATYSAMVHEALKAADELAKDGWQIEIVDLRTIKPLDTDTVLASVARTGRLLAVSEDFPFGSVASEVVAKVASSGFDLLDAPPMQHNSKDTPIPYHPNLWSAHRPTAESIKIALLELLNF, encoded by the coding sequence TTGTCCATCTACTACATCGACGCCATCCGACTCGCCCTTGAAGAGGCTCTTGATAAAGACCCTTCTGTGTTCCTCTACGGCCAGGACATCGGCCGCTTTGGCGGAGCATTCAAGGCCACACAGGGCTTGAAGGAAAAGTTTCCTGACCGCGTGGTCGATGCCCCAATTTCCGAGGATGCCATTGCCGGCTTGGCCATTGGCGCAGCGATCGAGGGCATGCGCCCCGTGATTGAGATGCAGTTTGCCGACTTCTCGTCAATCGCATTCAACCAGATCGTCAACAACGCGGCCACGCATTACTTCAGGACTGGCGTTCCAGTGCCTTTGGTCATGCGTCTGCCGTCCGGCGGCACACCTGGCTCGGGGCCATTCCACTCGCAGAACCTGGAAGCGATCTACGGCCACTATCCGGGCCTAAAAGTGGTGGCACCTGCGTTCGTGTCGGACGCCTACTCGCTAATGCTCGAAGCCATTGCCTGCGACGATCCGGTGATTTTCTGCGAGCACAAGTTCCTCTACCGCTGGCTCAGTACCGAGCGCTTCCGTCCGCTCGACCTGCCAATCGGCAAAGGGCGCATAATCCGTGCCGGCAAACATGCCACCGTCGCGACCTACTCCGCCATGGTGCACGAGGCGCTCAAGGCCGCCGATGAACTGGCCAAGGATGGCTGGCAGATTGAAATCGTCGACCTACGCACCATCAAGCCGCTCGATACCGACACCGTTCTCGCATCGGTCGCACGTACCGGCCGCCTGCTTGCGGTTTCGGAAGATTTCCCATTCGGCTCGGTCGCCTCTGAAGTGGTCGCCAAAGTCGCGTCCTCCGGCTTCGACCTGCTCGACGCGCCGCCTATGCAGCACAATAGCAAGGACACGCCGATCCCATACCACCCGAACCTTTGGAGCGCCCACCGCCCCACCGCGGAGTCGATCAAAATCGCTCTGCTCGAATTGCTCAATTTCTGA
- a CDS encoding dihydrolipoamide acetyltransferase family protein, producing MPRVPITMPQLGESIAEGTVVSVLFEAGSPVKADVEIIEVETQKATMGITAVCPGTIAEVLAEEGETYPVGHVLGYLEASEEDMDAYGLSPAPEQAPADETDEDGSDGPKNSRDNDRAHFATDGEAEGDAEATAARVGVSPNVQGLPVPASAAGASYISPRLRARMTDLGLTAADLSAVAGTGGAGRVTVQDLERFLTDIEQKKIANATPMRVAVADSMRRSWQRPLATVGIPVALENLLAHRKQQDAPKPGPALYALRALALALADRQEYGGFLLGRRIILPDSIDIGFAVEVPDGVMVPVLRNANERNLAELTAEYGELVEKARAKSLSADESKPGVATVTNFGTFGIEWATPIPLPEQNLVLGLGAGSKRPVWDDESGSFKPVVQAELTLSFDHRVLDGGHAGRLLQRIAELMNSPEQL from the coding sequence ATGCCTCGAGTCCCAATCACCATGCCCCAACTCGGCGAATCCATCGCCGAGGGAACCGTTGTCTCGGTACTCTTCGAAGCAGGATCCCCCGTCAAAGCCGACGTCGAGATCATCGAAGTGGAAACCCAGAAAGCCACCATGGGCATCACCGCGGTCTGCCCCGGCACCATCGCCGAAGTGCTCGCCGAGGAAGGCGAAACCTACCCGGTCGGCCACGTCCTGGGCTACCTCGAAGCGTCCGAGGAAGACATGGACGCTTACGGCCTGAGCCCAGCGCCTGAGCAAGCTCCCGCCGACGAGACTGACGAGGACGGTTCCGACGGCCCTAAGAACTCGCGTGACAACGACCGCGCCCACTTCGCCACCGATGGCGAAGCGGAAGGCGACGCCGAAGCCACCGCAGCCCGCGTTGGGGTCAGCCCGAATGTTCAAGGACTGCCAGTCCCGGCATCCGCAGCCGGTGCATCGTACATTTCACCACGCCTCCGCGCCCGCATGACAGATCTCGGCCTCACCGCCGCCGACCTCTCCGCCGTCGCCGGAACTGGTGGTGCCGGTCGCGTCACAGTCCAGGATTTGGAGCGCTTCCTCACCGACATCGAGCAGAAGAAGATCGCTAACGCCACACCAATGCGCGTAGCCGTCGCCGATTCGATGCGCCGCTCCTGGCAGCGCCCGCTGGCAACCGTCGGCATCCCCGTCGCTCTGGAAAACCTGCTCGCGCACCGCAAACAGCAAGACGCACCAAAGCCAGGGCCTGCACTTTACGCTCTGCGCGCACTGGCTCTCGCCCTCGCAGACCGCCAGGAGTACGGCGGGTTCTTGCTCGGCCGTCGCATCATCCTTCCCGATTCGATCGACATCGGCTTCGCCGTGGAAGTGCCTGACGGTGTGATGGTGCCGGTGCTGCGCAACGCAAACGAACGCAACCTGGCAGAACTCACCGCCGAGTACGGTGAGCTCGTCGAGAAAGCGCGCGCCAAGAGCCTCAGCGCCGACGAATCCAAGCCGGGCGTCGCCACAGTGACCAACTTCGGCACCTTCGGCATCGAGTGGGCCACACCAATCCCACTGCCTGAGCAAAACCTTGTGCTCGGCCTCGGCGCCGGAAGCAAGCGCCCGGTCTGGGACGACGAATCCGGATCATTCAAGCCGGTGGTCCAGGCAGAGCTCACACTCTCGTTCGACCACCGCGTGCTCGACGGTGGCCACGCAGGCCGACTCCTCCAGCGCATCGCTGAGTTGATGAACTCACCTGAGCAGCTGTAA
- a CDS encoding glycoside hydrolase family 95 protein: protein MRSSATTLTAGLLLANLTMATQESTILWHNKPAEVWERDTFPIGNGALGATIFGAPDRAVMQFNVDSLWTGDENPNGAYTWAEEQPGTGCFGAYQNFGSLVFSAAEPAPEVTDYRRQLDIARAIHTTTWSSGGTNFTREAIASHPHQVIVWRISASRPGQISGTFSFEGAHPGDNETTTAVSNDTIALTGSLPNGLEYAAHAKIIPSGGHVTRDGTSIHARDCDELLVLLAADTNYTMDAGKSWRDGTATARVKPRIATAASLSWQQLQTAHEMDYRSYFERVRLDLGSSPDDVRSLPLNERIARYRSDAKDLPRPSLDPDLEEMLFHYGRYLLISSSRPGTLPANLQGIWNNSNQPAWHADYHSNINLQMCYWLAETSNLPEMAQPLFDLLISGAPVYRKDTAAAYGADTRGFVTRMSINPFGGGGWNWNIEGTAWLSQHFWEHYQFSRDERFLRQRAWPWMRDVSLFWLDRLKPLPDGQLVVPDAWSHEHGPHEDGTAHAQQLMWDLFTSTLQAAEILGEDDALQQRLKTTLAKLYGPKIGSWGQLMEWMNEKPDLEKGHHRHTSHLFAVYPGVQISMSKTPELAEAARISLTQRGEVGDSRRSWTWAWRTALWSRLGESERAHGCVAGLLAHNTLDNLWTSHPPFQIDGNLGITAGMTEMFVQSHGSEIALLPALPSAYLTGSVHGLRARGNIIIDIEWTNGNLTAAKLTSPIAQTIQLRLPNQSAPRTIDLPANTPVTLTF, encoded by the coding sequence ATGAGATCTTCCGCCACCACTCTTACCGCCGGACTCCTGCTGGCCAACCTCACCATGGCCACTCAGGAATCGACGATCCTTTGGCACAACAAGCCCGCCGAAGTTTGGGAGCGCGACACCTTTCCCATCGGCAACGGTGCGCTTGGAGCAACTATTTTTGGAGCACCGGATCGGGCGGTCATGCAGTTCAACGTAGACTCCCTCTGGACCGGCGATGAAAACCCAAACGGTGCCTATACCTGGGCAGAAGAACAACCAGGCACCGGCTGCTTCGGGGCGTATCAGAACTTCGGCTCGCTAGTGTTCTCAGCCGCAGAACCTGCGCCGGAAGTCACCGATTACCGTCGCCAGTTGGACATTGCCCGGGCAATCCACACCACGACGTGGTCTTCGGGAGGCACGAATTTCACCCGCGAAGCCATCGCGTCGCACCCACATCAGGTCATCGTCTGGCGCATTTCCGCGAGCCGGCCAGGACAGATTAGCGGCACATTTTCTTTTGAAGGCGCACACCCCGGCGACAACGAAACAACAACTGCTGTCAGCAACGACACGATCGCACTGACCGGCTCTCTGCCCAACGGACTCGAATACGCAGCCCACGCGAAGATTATCCCGTCCGGTGGGCATGTAACCCGAGACGGCACCAGCATCCACGCCAGAGATTGCGATGAACTGCTCGTCCTGCTCGCTGCCGACACCAATTACACTATGGATGCGGGCAAGAGCTGGCGCGACGGCACTGCGACCGCGCGGGTGAAGCCGCGGATTGCCACTGCGGCCAGCCTCTCGTGGCAACAATTGCAGACAGCCCACGAAATGGACTATCGCAGCTATTTCGAGCGCGTCCGATTGGACCTCGGATCAAGCCCAGACGATGTGCGATCGTTGCCTCTCAACGAGCGCATCGCGCGCTACCGTTCTGACGCCAAGGACTTGCCTCGCCCCAGCCTCGACCCTGACCTCGAGGAGATGCTCTTCCACTATGGTCGCTATTTGCTGATCTCCAGTTCCCGCCCCGGCACCCTGCCGGCCAACCTTCAGGGAATCTGGAACAACTCAAACCAGCCCGCCTGGCACGCCGACTACCATTCCAACATCAACCTACAGATGTGCTACTGGCTGGCGGAAACCTCCAACCTGCCGGAGATGGCGCAGCCGCTCTTCGACCTCCTCATCAGCGGCGCTCCAGTCTACCGGAAAGATACCGCAGCTGCCTATGGTGCCGATACGCGAGGCTTCGTGACCCGCATGAGCATCAATCCATTCGGCGGCGGTGGATGGAACTGGAACATCGAAGGTACCGCCTGGCTCTCGCAACACTTCTGGGAGCACTATCAGTTCTCCCGCGATGAGCGATTCCTGCGTCAACGCGCGTGGCCATGGATGCGTGACGTCAGTTTGTTCTGGCTGGACCGCTTGAAACCGCTCCCTGACGGACAACTCGTCGTGCCCGATGCGTGGTCGCACGAGCATGGCCCGCATGAAGACGGCACCGCCCACGCCCAGCAACTGATGTGGGACCTTTTCACCAGCACCCTTCAAGCAGCAGAGATCCTCGGCGAGGACGATGCCTTGCAGCAGCGTTTGAAGACAACATTGGCCAAACTCTACGGCCCGAAAATCGGCAGTTGGGGCCAGCTGATGGAGTGGATGAACGAAAAGCCCGATCTGGAAAAAGGCCACCACCGCCACACCAGCCACCTCTTCGCCGTCTATCCCGGCGTCCAAATCAGCATGTCGAAAACACCCGAACTCGCAGAAGCCGCCCGCATCTCGCTCACCCAACGCGGCGAAGTGGGCGACAGCCGCCGCTCGTGGACCTGGGCATGGCGCACCGCGCTGTGGTCCCGCCTCGGCGAGTCGGAGCGCGCACACGGCTGCGTCGCCGGACTCCTCGCGCACAACACATTGGACAACCTGTGGACGTCCCACCCGCCATTCCAGATCGACGGCAACCTCGGAATCACCGCAGGCATGACCGAAATGTTCGTCCAAAGCCACGGCAGCGAGATCGCACTGCTGCCCGCCCTCCCGTCAGCCTACCTCACCGGATCGGTCCACGGCCTCCGCGCACGCGGCAATATCATCATCGATATCGAATGGACCAACGGCAACCTCACCGCCGCCAAACTCACATCCCCCATCGCCCAAACCATCCAACTCCGCCTCCCCAACCAATCCGCCCCCCGCACCATCGACCTCCCTGCCAACACCCCGGTGACTCTCACCTTCTAA